In Pseudomonas sp. ADAK18, a single window of DNA contains:
- a CDS encoding 3-hydroxyacyl-CoA dehydrogenase: MGDSIKIMGLVGTGVMGAGIAQIAAQAGVRVRLFDARDGAAQTARDNLGATLAKLVSKGKITQAAMDAALENLQVTAAIDELRDCDLVVEAIVENLEAKRGLLQQLEGIVTEDCILVTNTSSLSVTSIATGCQHPERVAGLHFFNPVPLMRVVEVIDGLATAPQVGDRLLAFVARVGHRGVRAKDTPGFIVNHAGRAYGTEALKMLDEGIAQCGDIDRILREGAGFRMGPLELLDLTGLDVSHPVMESIYNQFYQEPRYKPSPLTRQMLVGGRLGRKTGQGFYRYENGQVIDGPQPQPVPTIPSLPPVWIATENAEDYERLSALVIELGAHLESAAQPSAEALCLLAPYGRDATSACERFDTDPARTVCVDLLTDLSRHRTLMQSPLTAPGMRDAAHALLASDGVGVTVIGDSVGFVAQRTLAMVVNLACDIAQQRIASVEDIDQAVQLGLGYPNGPLAWGDALGPRRILSILQRMSELTHDPRYRPSPWLRRRAVLGISLLHKEPTVG, encoded by the coding sequence ATGGGCGATTCAATCAAGATCATGGGGTTGGTGGGCACCGGTGTCATGGGTGCCGGTATCGCGCAGATTGCCGCCCAGGCCGGTGTGCGGGTGCGGCTGTTTGATGCCCGCGACGGCGCGGCGCAAACGGCTCGCGACAACCTCGGAGCCACCTTGGCCAAGCTGGTGAGCAAAGGCAAGATCACCCAGGCGGCGATGGACGCCGCGCTGGAAAACCTGCAGGTGACGGCCGCCATTGATGAACTGCGCGATTGCGATTTGGTGGTGGAAGCCATTGTCGAAAACCTGGAGGCCAAGCGCGGTCTGTTGCAGCAGTTGGAGGGTATCGTTACGGAGGACTGCATCCTCGTTACCAATACCTCGTCGCTGTCGGTGACGTCGATTGCCACTGGTTGCCAGCATCCCGAGCGGGTGGCGGGACTGCACTTCTTCAACCCGGTGCCGTTGATGCGGGTGGTGGAAGTCATCGACGGTCTGGCGACGGCGCCGCAGGTAGGCGACCGCTTGCTGGCCTTTGTCGCGCGTGTTGGGCACCGTGGCGTGCGGGCCAAAGATACGCCAGGTTTTATCGTCAACCATGCGGGGCGTGCCTACGGCACCGAAGCCCTGAAGATGCTCGATGAAGGCATCGCCCAGTGCGGCGACATCGACCGCATCCTGCGCGAAGGCGCTGGCTTTCGCATGGGCCCGCTGGAGTTGCTGGACCTTACCGGCCTCGACGTTTCCCATCCGGTGATGGAGTCGATCTACAACCAGTTCTATCAGGAACCGCGCTACAAACCTTCGCCGCTGACCCGGCAAATGTTGGTGGGCGGGCGCCTGGGGCGCAAGACCGGGCAGGGCTTCTATCGGTATGAAAACGGCCAGGTCATCGATGGCCCACAACCGCAGCCGGTGCCCACGATCCCATCGTTGCCGCCGGTGTGGATTGCCACCGAAAACGCCGAAGACTATGAGCGTTTGAGTGCACTGGTGATCGAGTTGGGCGCGCACCTTGAAAGTGCTGCACAGCCCTCGGCCGAGGCCTTGTGTTTGCTGGCGCCCTATGGTCGCGATGCCACCTCGGCGTGTGAGCGCTTCGACACAGACCCGGCGCGTACGGTGTGCGTTGACCTGCTGACTGACCTGTCGCGCCATCGCACCCTGATGCAAAGCCCACTGACCGCGCCCGGTATGCGCGACGCGGCCCATGCCTTGCTCGCCAGCGATGGTGTGGGTGTGACGGTGATTGGTGACAGCGTTGGTTTTGTTGCCCAACGCACCTTGGCGATGGTGGTCAACCTGGCCTGCGACATTGCCCAACAGCGGATCGCCAGCGTCGAGGATATCGACCAGGCGGTGCAACTGGGCCTGGGTTATCCCAACGGTCCGCTGGCTTGGGGTGATGCCCTCGGTCCACGGCGGATCCTGAGTATTTTGCAGCGCATGAGTGAACTCACCCATGACCCACGT
- a CDS encoding enoyl-CoA hydratase yields MASSDQPVVHLDVQDNGVAVVRIHRPEVKNALNAQVREELALHFRALAQRKDVRAIVLTGGEQFFVAGADIKEFASATPIEMYRRHTEYLWEAISRCPKPVIAAVNGFALGGGCELAMHCDLIVAGESARFAQPEVKLGLMPGAGGTQRLVRAVGKFQAMRIALTGCIVKAPEALAMGMLSEVVADDQTLPRALELAAQIAALPPLAVEQIKEVMLAGADLPLESALVLERKAFQLLFDSVDQKEGAAAFFEKRTPNYLGE; encoded by the coding sequence GTGGCCAGTTCCGACCAACCCGTGGTGCACCTCGACGTCCAGGACAATGGCGTTGCCGTGGTGCGTATCCATCGTCCTGAAGTGAAAAACGCTCTGAACGCCCAGGTTCGAGAAGAACTGGCGCTGCACTTCCGGGCCCTGGCCCAGCGCAAGGATGTGCGCGCTATCGTGCTGACCGGTGGCGAGCAATTCTTCGTCGCCGGTGCCGATATCAAGGAGTTCGCCAGCGCCACTCCCATCGAAATGTACCGTCGGCACACCGAGTATTTGTGGGAAGCCATCAGCCGTTGCCCGAAGCCGGTGATTGCGGCGGTGAACGGTTTTGCCCTGGGTGGCGGTTGCGAGCTGGCGATGCATTGTGACCTGATCGTCGCCGGTGAGTCCGCGCGCTTTGCCCAGCCAGAGGTCAAACTTGGTTTGATGCCGGGGGCGGGCGGTACCCAGCGCCTAGTGCGGGCGGTGGGTAAGTTCCAAGCCATGCGCATTGCGCTGACCGGCTGCATCGTTAAGGCGCCTGAAGCCTTGGCCATGGGCATGCTCAGCGAAGTGGTGGCCGACGACCAGACTTTGCCCCGTGCCCTGGAACTGGCAGCGCAGATTGCCGCGTTGCCACCTCTGGCGGTGGAGCAGATCAAGGAAGTCATGCTCGCCGGCGCCGACCTGCCGCTGGAAAGCGCCCTGGTGCTGGAGCGCAAAGCCTTCCAACTGTTGTTCGACTCTGTGGATCAGAAGGAGGGCGCTGCGGCGTTCTTCGAGAAACGCACACCCAACTACCTCGGGGAATGA
- a CDS encoding IclR family transcriptional regulator produces the protein MRRRNMDPNTPEAPAGNNAFEHLLIDPMNTDEEEDKDRQFVTALARGLELLRCFTPSESVLGNQELARKTGLPKPTITRMTHTLTRLGYLKHLPQSGRYQLDVGVMAFGYAMLSNLSVRAVAHPLMETMAKYAQAAVAMATRDRLDMVYLDVVQGEANMTMRRQVGTRLPLHLSSAGRACLAAMPENEREFMLDHIRQRHLEDWPGIRKGLERAFRDYTDFGYCMSIGEWHRDVNAIAVPLFHAQHGLLTFNCGGPSFHLSREKLEDDIGPRLKHMVNNIEAAAR, from the coding sequence ATGCGCCGTCGAAACATGGACCCGAACACCCCAGAAGCCCCCGCAGGCAACAACGCCTTCGAGCATCTGTTGATCGACCCAATGAACACCGATGAGGAGGAAGACAAGGACCGCCAGTTCGTCACCGCCTTGGCCCGCGGCCTGGAATTGCTGCGCTGCTTCACGCCAAGCGAAAGCGTGCTGGGTAACCAGGAACTGGCGCGCAAGACCGGGCTGCCAAAACCGACCATCACCCGGATGACGCACACCCTGACCCGCTTGGGGTATCTCAAGCACCTGCCGCAGTCGGGCCGGTATCAGTTGGATGTGGGGGTGATGGCGTTTGGTTACGCAATGCTTTCCAACCTGTCGGTGCGGGCCGTGGCTCATCCGCTGATGGAGACGATGGCCAAGTACGCCCAGGCCGCCGTGGCGATGGCCACCCGGGATCGCCTGGACATGGTCTATCTGGACGTGGTCCAGGGCGAGGCCAACATGACCATGCGCCGTCAGGTAGGTACGCGCTTGCCGTTGCACTTGAGTTCAGCAGGCCGCGCCTGCCTGGCAGCCATGCCGGAAAACGAGCGGGAATTCATGCTCGACCATATCCGCCAGCGTCATCTGGAGGACTGGCCGGGGATCCGCAAGGGGCTGGAACGCGCCTTCCGGGACTACACCGACTTCGGCTATTGCATGTCGATCGGTGAGTGGCATCGCGATGTCAACGCCATCGCCGTACCGCTGTTTCATGCACAACATGGGCTGTTGACGTTCAACTGTGGCGGACCGAGTTTTCACCTCTCCCGGGAGAAACTCGAAGACGACATCGGGCCACGCCTCAAGCACATGGTGAACAACATCGAGGCCGCCGCCCGCTAG
- a CDS encoding acyl-CoA dehydrogenase family protein: MIRDPETLHLLLETLQQFVNEALIPRENELAETDDVPADIVNQFRELGLFGLTLPEAYGGLGLTMEEEVNVAFELGRTSPAFRSYFGTNNGIGSIGILLDGTEAQKQHYLPKLASGELLSSFCLTEPDSGSDAASLKTSAIRDGDHYVLNGTKRFITNAPHAGIYTVMARTNPDIKGSGGISAFIVERNTPGLSLGKRDHKMGQKGAHTCDVIFDNVRVPADQLIGGVEGVGFKTAMKVLDKGRLHIAAVSVGAAERMLNDALNYAIERKQFGQPIAEFQLIQAMLADSKAEIYAARCMVLDAARKRDEGQNIGTEASCSKMFATEMCGRVADRCVQIHGGAGYVSEYAIERFYRDVRLFRLYEGTTQIQQLVIARNMIREAQR; encoded by the coding sequence ATGATCCGAGATCCGGAAACGCTTCACCTTCTGCTGGAAACCCTCCAGCAGTTCGTCAACGAAGCGCTGATCCCACGGGAAAACGAATTGGCCGAGACCGATGACGTCCCGGCAGATATCGTCAACCAGTTCCGCGAGTTGGGCCTGTTCGGTCTGACCCTCCCCGAAGCCTACGGCGGCCTGGGGCTGACCATGGAAGAAGAGGTCAATGTCGCCTTCGAACTGGGCCGCACTTCCCCGGCCTTCCGTTCCTATTTCGGCACCAACAATGGCATCGGCTCCATCGGCATCCTGCTCGATGGTACCGAAGCGCAGAAGCAACACTACCTGCCCAAACTGGCCAGCGGCGAGTTGCTCAGCTCGTTCTGCCTGACCGAGCCGGACTCCGGCTCCGACGCGGCCTCGTTGAAAACCTCGGCGATACGCGACGGCGATCACTACGTGCTCAACGGCACCAAACGCTTTATCACCAATGCGCCACACGCCGGCATCTATACGGTCATGGCCCGCACCAACCCGGACATAAAGGGCTCGGGCGGCATCAGTGCGTTTATCGTCGAGCGCAACACGCCGGGGCTGTCCCTGGGCAAGCGTGATCACAAGATGGGCCAGAAAGGCGCCCACACCTGTGACGTGATTTTCGACAACGTACGCGTGCCGGCTGATCAGTTGATCGGTGGCGTTGAAGGCGTGGGTTTCAAGACCGCGATGAAGGTCCTCGACAAGGGCCGCCTGCACATTGCAGCGGTCAGCGTCGGTGCCGCCGAACGCATGCTCAACGATGCCTTGAACTACGCCATCGAGCGTAAACAGTTTGGCCAGCCGATTGCCGAGTTCCAGCTGATCCAGGCCATGCTCGCCGACAGCAAAGCCGAGATCTATGCGGCCCGCTGCATGGTGCTGGACGCCGCGCGCAAGCGTGATGAAGGCCAGAACATCGGCACCGAAGCCTCCTGTTCGAAAATGTTCGCTACCGAAATGTGCGGCCGGGTGGCGGATCGCTGCGTGCAGATTCATGGCGGCGCAGGCTATGTCAGCGAGTACGCCATCGAGCGTTTTTATCGCGATGTGCGGTTGTTCCGCTTGTATGAGGGCACCACGCAGATCCAGCAGTTGGTGATCGCCCGCAACATGATTCGCGAGGCGCAGCGCTAA